cataatatattataatagttGAAAAAACCAATTGTGTTATAATGAAAGCATCAAAGAGCGTCCATCCAACTTCATACTCCTTAAAAGTCTGTTTAGTATCTAGTTTATATTGCATTTCGTGTTTCTAGATATACACTAGTCAATGactttaattgtttttgtttatgaatatGAAATTGATTATATAGCATCTAACGACAATTTTGTATCTACCATGTATGTAAATATGTTATATACATAGTAGACATTAATGAAAAATGCATCAAAgttcaaacaataatttgatgattatagattaagtaaaattttatatttttataggGTGAGTTTAGCATAGAGAAACGTCCAATCATCTATCTCCATTGCTGTTGTACTAacaaagttttaatatttgtttaccTCATATTGTGACAACCGCATTAAATAATAATCAGAACGAGGTCGAGAAGGACAACCAGAGGGGTAACTTAGGAAATTCacaacaaaagagaaagagagagaggaaggaaCCTGCTGCACTGTTGACAGAACCTCTGAGTCAACCCGGCGGTGATGACAGTGGAAGCTTTAGAATGAAACTCACAAACCTTATGTCGTCGGTGGTAATGCTTCGCTTGACTCAGATCCGCATTACACCCCTCCGCTTGACACCGAACCGCCCAATTCCCCGAACCACCCATTTCGCTGCCGGTTCTCGTCCTACGGTACAGCCGGTTCACAAACTCTTCTTCCTCTGACGAGAAATACGTCCTTCCCCCCAAATTCAACCCAATCCTCGCCGCAAATTCCGCCGGCGCCGCCGCCCCTATACTCCCACAAACATTCTCACTCTTCGGCACCAACATAAACTCCCCTCCACCCCCGGTCACACTATTATAATGATGAGATGAAGAAGCACCCATAGTGTAGCTCTGTGGATGGTTGTAGAATCCGCCTAAGTGAGAACTGAACGCCGCCGTGGACGGTGGCGGTGGCGGCGGTGGATTAAGAAATGTGTTGTGATGATGGAGGTCTACGAAAGTGGGAAAGTTGTGAGAGTGAGATGGGACGGAGTTGAAAACAGGTTCGGATTCTTCTCCGGAGAGGATGATCGGCGGTGGGTTTGTTGATCCCCATTCAtaatccaacatttttttttttttgcttataTATTTTGAGGCTCTACTTTCTAAGAGAAGCGATTTCAAGTTTTAGAAAGTACCTGAAATGTCGgagaaataattaaagaaaaacacacacataACAAAATCACTTCTaaaatcccaaaaaaaaaaaaaatacctaaGTTGCCATTTGaagagtgagagagaaaaatatagaGGAGGGGTTGTCCCAATTTTATCCGTTggttagtttttataaaaaagaaaaaagaggattGAAAAAGAGttagtaataattttgaagCTGTAGAGATCTCACCTGAGAGAAACGATTGGGTTTGTGGAAACTCTCTGctaagagaaaacaaaaagaaagaaaaaaacacagttgtgtgtttgtttcGTTTTTGTACTATTTACACGACttgtggtaaaaaaaaaaaagtttaaaatctttttaactTCGTTGCTTTCCATTTTAACCTTTTCCCCCCCCactatcttttttcttttcttctttctgatttGGTATTACTCGTTAGGTATATATTATAAGACACTACGTACCCTCaaactttttcaaatgtttcaaaatatatatcttcacACACATATACTTGTTGCTCAATTTTAGTCGTTTCCTTTGGTGTTATGACGATGGaggatcattttctttatatatcgGTCATGTTTATATACATATCAATTTAGGTTAGTTTATGTTTCGTTTATACCATGtagtatttcttttctttataaaaaattggtTGTGATGATGGTCatcctcaaattttaaaacgttCAACTTTATTAGAACAAgttcaaaaactaattaaactataaaaaattaaatctattaatttgtattagtagttttttaaaaagtttgaatttaaatggaACAAGTCaactatatatttagtttttttttctgttttgaaaTTGTAATTGAGATTTCATGATATGGATTCAGGAGTTGTCATTGGTTGTCCAAAAATGAACATATTTTGTTGCATCTTTGATTACAATTGGTATACCTTCCctattatatattactattcttttatatgctatttatatattattttcctttttgcaaTACTTGTATTTATAGTAAATTATTTACTATGCAATGCTACTccctttattatttttagtataaaatatttgtgtatatGCAAATGCCAAGTAACATTCACATGTTTTTGTTACATAGTATTACTCTTGGTTTTAAAAAcctcattttcatcttctataagtttcttcttttattattattattttacatcaATCTATCATAAATTTGtgacaaaaataacaaaaaaaaatcattgtgTTTAGCCTAGGCTTTTTGGTTGTGCAAACATCTTTTTACCTTGCCTAAGTGTGCATATTTGGTGATTTTAGACAAATTTTCTAGTATCACGGGAGTGCcgaataaatttcatattataagaTTGAGAAATTTTTTCATACTTCACATCTCATAGAATACAATAAATGGAAGGAATTATGACATTGTTTTCGCATACTCTTCTAAcactataattttttcttagatttttctttctcccatttGCATTATTATTTACCTCAAATAAGTTGTCAAAGTTAGTATAATAGCAAATGGGATGGTTTGTGAAAGGAATTCTATTTAATGCattgtcatttaaaaaaaaaaacacttgaGTTTTTCTCTATTCATAgcatgtttaaatttgaatccaaaattgaaattgagcTCTTTTAATAAATTGGGATTATGatgttcaaaataatttaatttttttaacatgcTGTCACATGAAGCAAAAAAACATTCacatgatatatttatattaaaaaaaaaaacaaatcagaTCACACTCTTAAACGATATGTAATTACTCAAAATGGTAGCAATTAAATGAATACCACTACTAAAATTCATGAACTTAAATTCGTAActtgacaaaaaagaaagattacattatatcattaaaatgaaattggatCCTCAAAGTTGACTTCCATTTTGtctaaaaagagaaatattaaTTCGAAATTGAAAGTTTCATTTGTCACATGGTTATTCAGGAGTTATGCCATGGTTATTGTTCAAATTACCCTATTATATACTACTATTTCTACAatacttctttttcaatttaagtaTTGATAGTAATTATTTTACTATGTTAGTGCCCTAAcatttttggaaagaaaaaacatctttgtataatatgaaaaaaaaaaaaaagctcttTAGATTTGGTATTAGGGATTTCTTAATTTGGAgactatattttttcttcttccaaactTCACTAAAATCAGTTTGTTGTTAAAGCacatcaactttttaaaaggagttttcttataaaaaaaaattaaggccATCTTAGGAGATtactttatacttttaatttatttaatttttttaaaacacatcattttagtttcatcttatattaacatttaccacacattaacaaaattatcgtTTGACATGatgtaaaaaatttatacttttattccATCTTCTTCGAATTCaaacaatattctttttttcatttcaaaaaattatttcacatttttttttagagtcAAGAAGGATcttacatatttaaaatagacgagaatttcaaaatcttcctAAATACATACACTAGTTCATCATCTTATtgtcaattattaattttgattatatatataaacatttatatctATGGAGTATttatatctaaattaaatcaattcatttagGACATCTTAAATTATATTGACAAGATGTTTGACAAGTTGTgaatgaagagagaagagcattagaaagaaaaggatgGTTGAATTAAGAAAGTGATATATTAGGGCAGGTTGCCGTAGGGTTTAGTAAATAGATAGGGTATATGTTTTGGATAACTACTTAAAGTTGAATACactttgaacaaaatgtttgAAACACTCAcatgtctttttctttcttctttgttaaTGCATAATTTAGAAGAGAAATAAATGCCACCTAATGTACAAGACAAGAGACccattatcattattattattatttgtcttTTGAGTAATTAATTGGTGAAGAACTGCTTAGAAAAAGTTATTGATTGGAGATATAGAAAGttgaaacaaatattatatatattgtgacATGTTGGGGTAGCAAGCATCAAACCATCtatctttaaaactttatttataagcttaatGGAATGTTTCAATTATGAATTGAATTCTTTTGTTGttctaaaaaatgatttttttgcCCTTGTAAATTTACATTCTtgatagaaaaattttcaaaaataataaatttgacaaattatttacaacttatagcaaattctatcatcaATAGTCATTTTGATATGCTAGATATGCTagagtgatagaagactatcaataatagaatatataattttgcaattgtggataaatattttaatttattttgctatttttaagaatgttatattttaatattctattaaatgtctccttttataaattattttgtttttagttttatgtctatgatatatatattttctttatcttttaaactgtaaagaaaaatcaaacaaaattaaattttttgaaaacttaatttttatttttaactcttGCTTACAATCTTAAAAATTGGTGTGAAAACAAGCATAACTAAAAAGAACAAGTCACAAATCAGGTGTATATAACATATAGTTTTGTTGCTTGCAATATTATTTGATCACCAATTTTCATCCAAAGTTCCATTCGCACATACATGATCATACAATGCTCTTAGTTAGTATTCTCAAACATGCATGGTATGAGTGTGAGCGTGACATGTACGTAGGTATAGCCAATTAAATAAGTCTGTCATTTTTAAGACTAAACTAAGTACTAGGAAGTAGAGAATCATATAAGAAATTTAACAACGATTAAATTCTCTCATTCTCATATATgataaattgttttcttaagaaaatattttaaaatttgaataatagaTATAACATGGAAGGATTATGTTGATAGACATGTTGGTAAGGAAATAAGAGCTCGCACATACaatgaaagaataataaaatatgaacaaaaaagGCTTGATTAAGTCAACCAAGCTTAAACAAATCACAAGCTTAAAGCCAATAGAGTCCACTCAAATTCATTCAAATGATGAGTTCATTTTACCACAAAAGTATAATCACTAGAGTTGAAAGACtaccaaaaatattaaatgtctTATACATACGCAGTCCTGTGGTAACtacataatttttaatagttACTTAGATCGCCAACAATAATTgagacaatttattttttttttcttcatattataCTACTAGAAGTTTTCTCCTCAAATGCTTACATTTCAAGTCGagaagaataattaaattatctttAGTTGACTAacattttttggtttaataGTTTGTGgtaaatttggattttaaatatttaatatttttattaagaataaatgtttgatatcattgagttttgaaaacattttaaaatataattttcgtagcttatttataaataaagcaaaacattatttaataaatgtcTAATACAATATTATGgttatctattattaatagagaatgatattttattataattaaaaatatttttagttaaaacaGGCTGATAATAGTAAAAACTCAATTCTTATAACaatgttaaaattgaattgtgaaacttaaaattttggtaaaaattgatttaacactttcaattttttttttttttttacttttgacgATATAAATAATTGCAACTAACTAAAAATTGGAGGTTGTTTTTGCAAATTGAGAAAATAGGTAAAATTACCAATTTGAGaattatgattttgaaaagagTTTGCTTTGTACCATTCTTTTCTCGGTTGTAGAccaaatcttcttctttcacctTCGTCTTCCTCGTCTCCCTCCACAGATAAACACCTTCTCTGACAGTACAGTACCAGCATATTCAACcaaattgattgatttttcttcctatCAAATCAGATTTCGAATTTGATACCACCAATTGTCTTCTCTTGGAATTCTCTCATGACTACGACCTTATCTTTTCCGGATTTCGATTGTTTCAAGGTCGCTCCGCTgtctttctcttctccttgCGCCTGCCCTTTGCGTCTATCCTCCTCTAAACCATTGCCTCTCCCTCCTGCCCATCGCTTGCATTTTATCTTCTTACATGGCCAAAAGGGCCCTCTCAGAATTAACAATAGAAGCGGTTTGGCCAGACGCCACATTGTAGCTGTGGCACATGCGGAGCCCGACCGGATTGACGGGAAAGAGCCCCAACAGGTACTTTCGTTGAATTCCGTGATTTTAAAGATTGGTAATTTGCTATTCTATCTCTCTCTTAGTATATGGCTGTGTTTTATTTgcttgtttattgtttttgccGAAGTGGTGAATTTGggtaaatttttataattttggtaCTGAATTGACTAGCATAAGGTAGCTTTTACATGGCTAATGTGGGAGTTTGAGGCTTAATAGAAGTGGGAGTCCAAGATTGGTCTAGTTAGGAAAGTGCTAGTCATTTCTGAAACGAATGGCTACAATTGGTGGTAAATCGTTGCATTATCATTCAATTTGGGATTCAATGTTTATTGATGATTCTGTTGCTGCTCATTTGGAATTGGATCTCTTTCTAAGCAGTAGATGACTACATTTGAGGGATAAAAAGGTTTATGAATTTTGGCCACTTTGTGAACTAGAATACTAACCACATACTTATAACTGCGTTCTTAGCTCAAACAATGGTTTTTGTAGCTAGCCAAGTTTATGTTGTGAGCATTCCttgtatcaaattaattactgAAAGTGGCTATCTTGTAGGAGGTTGAGGGTGGTCAACAATTATCATTTCAAGAGGATCCAATCACAGAAcatcaacacaaaaaaaatcaattgaagaaaCGGGTTGTTTTTGGGATTGGCATTGGAATAACTGGTGGTATTGTTGTATTGGCTGGAGGATGGGTATTCACTGTGGCTGTTGCTGcatgtatttttgttggtgCACGTGAGTATTTCGAATTGGTCAGGAGCCGTGGGATCACTGCAGGAATGACACCCCCACCTCGATATGTTTCACGAATTTGCTCAGTTATTTGTGCTTTCATGCCCATTCTTAGCTTGTACGACTAGTCTCCATCTCAATATCATTACTAATTCACTAATAtagaaaattctttttataggaatttctttttctgtttcattCTGAATCTTTTACTCATTTTTTCCCCTTGTGATGGAGGAGATTTCAATAATATTCACATTTCCCCTTTATAAAATCTTCTTTTGGGCAATCTtcgttatttgattttgatatgaTAGAATGACAGTGTAGATGATATCAATTTATTACACCTCACCACACCTCTGTTTAATTGAATTGCACATATTGTTCATTTGTAGTGGAACTATCCTTATTCGATGGCAAATTAGATCACCTTTGATCATTGATCGACATGTTTAGACTATGAATTGCTGAAGTAGGGGCTAACCCCTTTCAGATTTGAAGACATGTGGCTATCTCATCCATCTCTTGGGTTCTCCTTTACCTTCTTGGAGAGTGGTGGAGGCCAAAGGCAAATAGgaaggtttttgttttttctgtcCAGGGAAGCTTCATCATTCAGAGGAATAAAAAGCTTGAATTTGTGAAGTAATTGATGACTTGAAGTGTAAGAAACAGAATTTACTAAGTCACATATTTTGGATAGTCTGAAAGAGGCTGGCTCTCAAAATTCTAAGCAAAGTAAGGAAAGGATGTCTTTGAAAGTTCATTTTTGGGGAGATGTTTAAAAGTGAGACAATCAGCCGGAGGGAAAAGGTGGCAGAGCCTCCCAAGAAGATAAATAGATTG
This DNA window, taken from Cucumis sativus cultivar 9930 chromosome 6, Cucumber_9930_V3, whole genome shotgun sequence, encodes the following:
- the LOC101204773 gene encoding squamosa promoter-binding-like protein 8 is translated as MLDYEWGSTNPPPIILSGEESEPVFNSVPSHSHNFPTFVDLHHHNTFLNPPPPPPPSTAAFSSHLGGFYNHPQSYTMGASSSHHYNSVTGGGGEFMLVPKSENVCGSIGAAAPAEFAARIGLNLGGRTYFSSEEEEFVNRLYRRTRTGSEMGGSGNWAVRCQAEGCNADLSQAKHYHRRHKVCEFHSKASTVITAGLTQRFCQQCSRFHVVGEFDNGKRSCRKRLADHNRRRRKTQQPHHQPTPNSSQLIQSTTSSPTHSAATRSTMESTGQSTWSVTVAVSSPTRMSLDCLNQQPY